From Pseudomonas sp. G.S.17, the proteins below share one genomic window:
- a CDS encoding GlxA family transcriptional regulator: MNSFNSGAQPQNRAPQSIGFLLLDNFTLISLASAVEPLRMANQLSGRELYRWTTLTADGGQVWASDGLQITPDAAMQKAPAMDTIIVCGGVGIQRTVSREHVSWLQSQARQSKRLGAVCTGSWALACAGLLDGFDCSVHWECLASMQEAFPRVAMSTRLFTLDRNRFTSSGGTAPLDMMLHLISRDHGRELSAAISEMFVYERIRNEQDHQRVPLKHMLGTNQPKLQEIVALMEANLEEPIDLDELAVYVAVSRRQLERLFQKYLHCSPSRYYLKLRLIRARQLLKQTPMSIIEVASVCGFVSTPHFSKCYREYFGIPPRDERVGSNTTQQVAMMPIPQALVLAPLSGPLSALSQARNESTFASVRL, encoded by the coding sequence ATGAATTCGTTCAACTCCGGGGCCCAACCCCAGAATCGTGCACCACAATCCATCGGCTTCCTGCTGCTGGACAACTTCACGCTGATCTCCCTCGCATCAGCGGTTGAACCCCTGCGCATGGCCAACCAGCTGTCGGGTCGCGAACTGTATCGCTGGACCACGCTGACGGCCGATGGCGGCCAGGTCTGGGCCAGCGACGGTTTGCAGATCACCCCTGATGCCGCGATGCAAAAAGCCCCGGCGATGGACACCATCATCGTCTGCGGCGGCGTCGGCATTCAGCGCACTGTAAGCCGCGAACACGTGAGCTGGCTGCAAAGCCAGGCGCGGCAGTCCAAGCGTCTGGGTGCGGTCTGCACCGGTAGCTGGGCATTGGCGTGCGCTGGCTTGCTCGATGGTTTCGATTGCAGCGTGCATTGGGAATGTCTGGCGTCGATGCAGGAAGCTTTCCCGCGTGTGGCGATGAGCACCCGCTTGTTCACTCTGGACCGCAACCGCTTCACCAGCTCCGGTGGCACCGCGCCACTGGACATGATGCTGCACCTGATCAGCCGCGATCACGGCCGTGAACTGTCGGCGGCAATCTCGGAGATGTTCGTCTACGAGCGCATTCGTAACGAGCAGGATCACCAGCGCGTGCCGCTCAAGCACATGCTCGGCACCAATCAGCCGAAGCTGCAGGAAATCGTCGCGCTGATGGAAGCCAACCTCGAAGAGCCTATCGACCTCGACGAGCTGGCGGTTTACGTCGCGGTCTCCCGGCGTCAGCTGGAGCGGCTGTTCCAGAAATACCTGCATTGCTCGCCATCGCGCTATTACCTGAAGCTGCGCCTGATCCGCGCCCGGCAACTGCTCAAGCAAACGCCGATGTCGATCATCGAAGTGGCGTCGGTCTGCGGCTTCGTGTCCACGCCGCACTTCTCCAAGTGCTACCGCGAATACTTCGGCATCCCGCCGCGCGACGAACGCGTCGGTTCCAACACCACCCAGCAAGTGGCCATGATGCCAATCCCGCAAGCCCTCGTACTGGCCCCGTTGTCAGGCCCGCTGTCGGCGTTGAGCCAGGCGAGGAACGAGTCGACGTTTGCGAGTGTGAGGTTGTAA